One segment of Macrotis lagotis isolate mMagLag1 chromosome 1, bilby.v1.9.chrom.fasta, whole genome shotgun sequence DNA contains the following:
- the LOC141522287 gene encoding olfactory receptor 6T1-like, protein MKTENWTQVTEFVLLGFPKSWTLQIMMFLGLLVTYVVTVMGNLVIIVLSWSDQRLHTQMYFFLRNLSMLELMLVSVVVPKMLASILTKDYTISFSGCITQSYFYFLLGTTDFFLLAVMSLDRYLAICRPLHYETLMSGPICVRLVLASWLGGVLWTLCPTILMAKLPFCGPNGIDHFFCDSWPLMGLSCGDTQLLELVAFLLSTALLLGSLTLTTSSYAFILATVFHTPKASDRKKAFSTCASHLTVVVMFYGSSIFLYIRTSEAQSMLLNKGVSALNCIISPLLNPFIFSLRNDKVKQALYDAMSCHKLMSTKL, encoded by the coding sequence ATGAAGACAGAGAACTGGACCCAGGTAACAGAATTTGTCCTGCTGGGTTTCCCTAAGAGCTGGACCCTACAGATTATGATGTTTCTGGGGCTTCTAGTGACATATGTGGTGACAGTCATGGGAAACTTGGTCATCATCGTGCTTAGTTGGTCTGACCAGCGTCTGCACACCCAGATGTATTTCTTCCTGAGAAATCTGTCCATGTTGGAGCTGATGCTGGTTTCTGTTGTAGTTCCTAAGATGCTAGCCAGTATCCTCACTAAAGACTATACTATCTCTTTTTCTGGCTGTATCACACAGTcctacttttatttcctcttggGCACTACTGACTTCTTCCTCTTAGCTGTCATGTCCCTGGACCGCTATCTTGCCATATGTCGTCCATTACACTATGAGACGTTGATGAGTGGCCCCATCTGTGTCCGACTAGTGTTGGCATCCTGGCTTGGTGGAGTTCTCTGGACACTTTGCCCCACTATTCTTATGGCTAAACTACCATTTTGTGGCCCAAATGGCATTGATCATTTCTTCTGTGATAGCTGGCCACTTATGGGGCTCTCCTGTGGGGATACCCAACTTCTTGAGTTGGTGGCTTTTCTGCTTTCCACAGCATTGTTACTGGGCTCACTGACATTGACTACTAGTTCCTATGCTTTTATTCTTGCCACTGTATTTCATACCCCAAAAGCTTCTGATAGAAAGAAAGCCTTTTCTACCTGCGCATCACACCTCACTGTCGTGGTCATGTTCTATGGAAGCTCCATCTTCCTTTATATCCGCACATCAGAAGCCCAGTCCATGCTCCTTAATAAGGGGGTCTCTGCCCTGAATTGCATTATCTCTCCACTTCTTAATCCATTCATCTTTAGCCTCCGAAATGACAAAGTGAAACAGGCCTTATATGATGCCATGAGTTGCCACAAACTCATGAGCACTAAATTGTGA